A part of Gemmatimonas groenlandica genomic DNA contains:
- the dacB gene encoding D-alanyl-D-alanine carboxypeptidase/D-alanyl-D-alanine endopeptidase: MMVPSRLGVTVLSLTFGAALAAGCARGPTTSMVGPRAEPSAPIMMPAAVVPAPTTQGILQGIVDSVLAAPMWRNARWGLLIVDAERGDTILSNDADRLFMPASNEKLLTGAIALQTLGPDHRWRTPVLLHGRQRGTTWQGDVLVSGSGDPGVSDSLSGGSAMNAFVPIRDALAARGIARISGRVRAVGDAFPGMTTGFGWAYDDFDAAYSAAVDELMFNEGVLVLKARASTRVGGAVMVTSAPTRAYPRLLVQATTRDSVASATGGTRPPRLEAVYDSIGDRVVVSGTLAMGDSASITLSYRHPNDAYVAALTQSLSDAGVQVIGRALARADTLGRAADTVVVLQSAPLSAVLRRMQKPSQNQIAELLFRTSGLRASGDGSADSARAVGVRTLAGWGITSADAAYRDGSGLSRHDYVTPRAIVKVLDAMRRSPWFTTYRDALPIAGVDGTIGNRMKGTPAAGNARAKTGTVDKARSLSGYVTTADGRLIMFSMLSNNFTVPTREVERVQDLLVTTLAGRTLGGIAPRVER, encoded by the coding sequence ATGATGGTGCCTTCAAGACTCGGCGTCACGGTGCTGTCGCTCACGTTCGGGGCCGCGTTAGCCGCCGGATGTGCGCGCGGCCCGACGACCTCGATGGTCGGTCCACGGGCGGAGCCGAGTGCACCGATCATGATGCCGGCCGCCGTGGTTCCGGCGCCGACCACGCAGGGCATTCTGCAGGGCATCGTCGACTCGGTGCTGGCGGCGCCGATGTGGCGCAATGCACGCTGGGGGCTGTTGATCGTGGATGCTGAGCGCGGTGACACGATTCTGAGCAACGACGCCGACAGGTTATTCATGCCCGCGTCGAACGAAAAGCTGCTCACCGGTGCCATCGCGTTGCAGACGCTCGGGCCCGACCATCGGTGGCGCACGCCGGTGCTGTTACACGGCCGCCAGCGAGGTACGACGTGGCAAGGCGACGTGCTGGTGTCGGGAAGCGGCGATCCCGGCGTGAGCGACTCTCTGAGCGGCGGCTCGGCCATGAACGCGTTCGTGCCGATACGCGACGCGCTCGCAGCCCGCGGTATCGCGCGCATCTCCGGCCGCGTGCGCGCTGTCGGTGATGCGTTCCCCGGAATGACGACGGGTTTCGGCTGGGCGTACGACGACTTCGATGCGGCGTACAGCGCGGCGGTGGACGAACTGATGTTCAACGAGGGCGTGCTCGTGCTGAAGGCGCGAGCGTCCACCCGGGTGGGTGGTGCTGTCATGGTGACGAGCGCGCCGACTCGAGCGTATCCACGGCTGCTGGTGCAAGCCACCACGCGCGATTCGGTGGCGTCGGCCACTGGTGGTACGCGTCCGCCCCGCCTCGAGGCCGTGTACGACAGTATCGGCGATCGCGTGGTGGTCTCGGGCACGTTGGCGATGGGTGATAGCGCATCGATTACCCTGTCGTATCGACATCCCAACGATGCGTATGTGGCCGCACTCACGCAGTCGCTAAGCGATGCTGGCGTTCAGGTAATCGGACGTGCTCTGGCCAGGGCGGATACGCTCGGCCGTGCGGCAGATACGGTGGTCGTGCTGCAGTCGGCGCCGTTGTCCGCCGTGCTACGTCGCATGCAGAAACCGTCGCAGAATCAGATCGCGGAACTGCTGTTCCGTACGTCGGGGTTACGGGCCAGCGGCGATGGCTCCGCCGACAGCGCGCGCGCCGTGGGCGTACGGACGTTGGCGGGATGGGGCATCACCTCGGCCGATGCGGCGTACCGCGATGGCAGCGGACTGTCGCGGCACGACTACGTGACGCCGCGAGCAATCGTGAAAGTACTCGATGCGATGCGCCGGTCGCCGTGGTTCACGACCTATCGCGATGCGCTGCCCATTGCCGGCGTGGACGGCACGATCGGCAATCGCATGAAAGGCACACCGGCGGCGGGCAACGCGCGCGCCAAGACCGGCACCGTGGACAAGGCCCGCTCCCTCTCGGGGTATGTGACGACGGCCGATGGCCGGCTCATCATGTTTTCGATGTTGAGCAACAACTTCACGGTGCCGACGCGTGAGGTGGAGCGCGTGCAGGATCTGCTGGTCACGACGCTGGCCGGCCGTACACTGGGCGGCATCGCG
- a CDS encoding 6-pyruvoyl trahydropterin synthase family protein: protein MPRTSLTRRVTFAAAHRYRRPDWSDQENAEVFGACAHPNYHGHTYVCDVTVAGPVDEETGFVVDLGFLDRVLQREVRDRFDHRNINLDVPEFGDGRLIPTGENLSRFICERVQGALAHTTAVVIRVHLAEDLTLSSTYEVDA, encoded by the coding sequence ATGCCGCGCACGTCACTCACCCGCCGCGTGACGTTCGCCGCGGCGCATCGCTATCGTCGCCCCGACTGGAGCGATCAGGAGAACGCCGAGGTGTTCGGCGCGTGCGCACATCCGAACTATCACGGGCACACCTACGTCTGCGATGTGACCGTGGCCGGCCCGGTCGATGAAGAGACGGGCTTCGTGGTGGACCTCGGTTTTCTCGACCGCGTACTGCAGCGGGAAGTACGTGACCGGTTCGACCATCGGAATATCAATCTCGACGTACCCGAGTTCGGGGACGGGCGACTGATTCCCACCGGCGAGAATCTCTCGCGTTTCATTTGTGAGCGCGTGCAGGGAGCGCTCGCGCACACCACCGCCGTCGTGATCCGCGTGCATCTCGCCGAGGATCTCACGCTCAGCAGCACGTATGAGGTGGATGCATGA